One region of Camelina sativa cultivar DH55 chromosome 6, Cs, whole genome shotgun sequence genomic DNA includes:
- the LOC104790425 gene encoding probable E3 ubiquitin-protein ligase ARI3, whose translation MDDEYLSLEEQEEEEEVDYDYSFDDQEICYNDEESDLQHVSSTKPTSQVITKESLVAAQKDVLVRVMELLSVKENQARILLIYYQWDVDKLFSVYTDQGKDRLFSLAGLTVFDPCLVTSNGGTMMKCCDICMEDDLPSHMMTRMECGHSFCNDCWKGHFTVRINEGESKRITCMAHKCNAICDEDVVRRLVSPELAEKFDRFLLESYVEDNMKVKWCPSTPHCGNAIKMEDDGSEVQCSCGHQFCFSCLSESHSPCSCLMWKLWTKKCADESESVNWITVNTKLCPKCSKPISKRDGCNLMTCKCGQHFCWLCGEATGVSHTWTTIEGHSCGRYKDDKVRQLERAKRDLDRYTHYHYRYKAHTDSSKLEDKLRKSVLEKAVFNSETKDQDVFKEYSWVIDGVNRLFRSRRILSYSYPFAFYMFGKELFKDEMSDKEREIKKNLFEEQQQQLEGNVEKLSKVLEEPFDGYCFMEVVEMKRQLNNLSSLVDKLCKQMYECIENELLDPIQFGVHNVAPYRSKGIEQATAFCPDKSSDCGSSGSS comes from the coding sequence ATGGATGACGAATATCTGAGCTTGGAGGagcaagaggaggaagaagaagtggatTATGATTACTCCTTCGATGACCAGGAGATCTGTTACAACGATGAAGAGTCAGATTTGCAACACGTATCCTCGACAAAGCCTACGAGCCAGGTGATCACTAAAGAATCACTTGTAGCAGCACAGAAGGATGTTTTGGTTAGGGTTATGGAATTGTTATCGGTTAAGGAGAACCAAGCGAGGATACTTCTTATTTATTATCAATGGGACGTTGATAAGTTGTTCTCTGTGTATACTGATCAAGGCAAAGATCGTTTGTTTTCTCTTGCTGGTCTTACTGTTTTTGATCCTTGTTTGGTTACATCGAATGGTGGGACGATGATGAAGTGTTGCGATATCTGCATGGAAGATGATTTACCAAGTCATATGATGACGAGAATGGAGTGTGGTCATAGCTTTTGTAATGATTGTTGGAAGGGACATTTTACTGTGAGGATCAATGAAGGGGAGAGCAAAAGGATTACATGTATGGCTCATAAATGCAACGCTATTTGCGACGAGGATGTTGTTAGGAGACTAGTTAGTCCGGAGTTAGCTGAGAAGTTTGATCGTTTCCTCCTTGAGTCGTATGTCGAAGACAACATGAAGGTGAAGTGGTGTCCAAGCACACCACATTGCGGGAATGCGATAAAGATGGAAGATGACGGCAGCGAGGTTCAGTGTTCATGTGGACATCAGTTCTGTTTCAGCTGTCTTAGTGAGTCTCACTCTCCTTGCTCTTGTTTAATGTGGAAGCTATGGACTAAAAAGTGTGCCGACGAGTCAGAGTCTGTGAACTGGATAACAGTTAACACAAAGCTTTGTCCCAAATGTAGCAAACCTATTTCAAAACGAGATGGTTGCAATCTCATGACTTGTAAGTGTGGGCAGCATTTTTGTTGGCTGTGTGGTGAAGCTACTGGAGTCAGCCATACTTGGACGACTATTGAGGGTCATAGTTGTGGTCGGTACAAAGATGACAAAGTAAGGCAATTGGAGAGAGCCAAAAGGGACTTGGACAGGTACACACATTACCATTACCGCTACAAAGCACATACCGATTCATCGAAGCTAGAGGATAAACTTAGGAAGAGTGTCCTTGAGAAGGCAGTGTTCAATTCTGAAACCAAGGATCAAGACGTGTTTAAAGAATACAGTTGGGTTATAGATGGAGTGAACCGGTTATTCAGATCAAGAAGGATTCTTTCGTATTCATATCCTTTCGCGTTCTACATGTTTGGGAAAGAGTTGTTCAAAGACGAGATGAgtgataaagagagagagataaagaagaatCTGTTCGAGGAACAGCAGCAGCAACTTGAAGGTAATGTTGAGAAACTTTCCAAGGTTTTAGAAGAGCCTTTTGATGGATACTGTTTTATGGAAGTAGTGGAGATGAAGAGGCAACTCAACAATTTGAGTTCTTTGGTCGATAAACTATGCAAGCAAATGTATGAGTGCATTGAGAATGAATTGTTGGATCCAATCCAATTTGGAGTCCACAACGTTGCACCTTACAGGTCAAAGGGAATAGAACAAGCAACTGCGTTTTGTCCTGACAAATCTTCTGATTGTGGTTCAAGCGGATCTTCGTAG